CACCTAAAATATCTGCCGAACTATCCCCAATATGGATGATTTCCTTTGGGTCTGCATCCAGTTGGCTTAAGACGGTTCGAAAGAATTTACCGCTTTTATCGCCTTTATAACTTTTTAGGTCATCTGAAATGAAGGCCTTATCATATCTTATTTTGCAAATTAAAGCATCTACCATCAAATGGTTAGAATCGCTGGAAAGGATAATTTGATATTTGGGGCGGAGTTTGGCAATGCAGTCCAAAACTTCATGATAAAAGGGCGCCTGGGAATGCTGATACATCAAATGATATGCCACATCTTGCGGTGAAATCTTAAAATCCATTTTATCCATGGCCTTTTGAGCACATTCCTGATACACTTCATCCATTGTCTTAAACGATTCCGCTTGCACGGCCTGCTCATAAACATTGGGTAAGGTACTTAGAACCGCTTTTGCACCTTGCCTTGCTTTTTCATCGGTGTAGTCATCTTTTAAAATACCGCGCCAAATTTCGGGGATCCGTTCGTTGACATCTACCAGTGTCTGAAAAATATCAAAACTAATTATTTTATAATTCATAAAGACTCCTCTTTGCTCACTGCATAAAAAACTACTCCATGATCATTATATGGATCATGTTTAATACTTGCTGCTTTTGAAAAAACAATCGGTCTTATTATCTTTTCGCCATTCTCTTGATTAAAATAGTGATTCCAAAACCGACTGAAATTTATTCTCCAATTTACTGGCTGCTAATTTTACAAGAATAACGCTCCTTCGGCTATTATCTTGACATCGCCAACCACGTTTATTTCACCCGTCGATTGATCAGCCCAAACTTTTATCTGACTGGGTCTTCCCACAAAACGGCCTTGGTTTAAAATGATGTCTTCTGTTGTTTTGCAGATATTCCATTTATATAGATAAGCCGCAACTGCTCCGGCGGCACTGCCAGTTGCCACATCTTCTACCGCTCCCAAATTGTCCCATGTACGGCCCTCCCGGTTGTCAACATCAAACACATAAACAAACTTTGCATCGATCTTGCTCAACATCATCTCAAAATGATCAACGCTTATTTTTGCCTGTTCCAGCCCCGACGCAAGAGGCACAATTAAATAAGACAATCCGGTTGTCACAACCTCCATGGGGAGTTCGTGATATAGATTATCAGAGGTAAGATTTAACGCATGCAATAAATTATCTTTCCCTTCATTTTCAACACGACCTAAAAATTCAGGAACACCCTGATTCATTGTGGCTTGAAAATAATCACTGATTTTAATCGACTGAGCTTGTAATGTTTTAGCGTTTAACTCAAATTCAACGGCGATGTTATTTTCATCGGAGTATCGTTTTTTATGAATCGTTGCTACCGCCCCCAAGATCGGATGTCCGGCAAAATCCAATTCTTCCTCAACTGTAAATATTCTTGCACGAAAGTGTTTTTCGCCTATCACCCTCAGAAAAATAGTTTCAAATTGCTTAAATTCCTGCGCGATGTTTTGCATATATTGTGCTTCCAGATCTTCTTCATGAAAGATAACCGTCAGTCCATTTCCAGATAAAACCTGGGAACTGAATACGTCAACATGATAATAGTCCATTGATATACCCCTTTCAAATTTTTATACTCGCCATTGGTTTTGCCTGTTACAATCTATTTACTCCCCAAAACAACTAACAATCAACATTATACTATAACACTTAGGGCATGCCAAATGAACATTAAAACTGATTTAAATAAAAACAACAATATCCCTTTATCTAAACCAATATATCCGTTAATTGCTAATCGTATCGCCTCCGACTTATTAAAAAATAGGTAATTGCGAAATTAAACAACATCGAACAAGGGTTGCTTTGGGTGCAGTTTCCACAAACGATTTCGTAACGTGTAGGCGAACAGTTCATCGAACTGTCCGCCGTACAGTGTAGAAATTGTTTCGTGCGAAACTGGGCCCGAAGCTCACGGCATTTTCGCAATTACCTAATTAAAAAAATGCCAACGACCGTCTTCGCGTTTAATTAATCCTTCTTCTTTGCTTGAACCAAAAACACCTCCGTTTTAACCAGCACCAAAAATAGAGGCTTCAAGATTTTTCATCTCACTGCCTCTGGATTTTCCTTTTTATATTGCTACTTATTTAGGTAATTGCGAAATAAAAAAACATCGAACAGTGGTTGCTTTAGGTTCAGTTTCCACAAACAATTTCGTAACGTGTAGGCGAACAGTTCATCGAACTGTCCGCCGTACAGTGTAGAAATTGTTTCGTGCGAAACTGGGCCCGAAGCTCACGGCATTTTCGCAATTACCTATTGCTACTTATTAATTAAGTATTTCCCATAACAAAATTTAAACCGGCATCTAATTTAAACACGGATATCTATTGACTTAGAGCCTTTAGAAGTAGCACGCTCTGTACTAGCTATCTCTTCGCTGCCAGCATTAACCGCTACCATGCTATTTTTTTCCTTTTCGGTATCTTCATCAGTTGTTGTTTTTGTAGTCTGGTTGTTTTCTGTTTCGTCGGCCTTGTCAGCTTCCGGCTTTTTATCATTGGCATCCGCAAGCGCTTCTATCTGAGAAGACGTTGCTTTTTTTATATTTTTTTGGGTGTCCGCCAGCTCTGCTTCTTGAGATTTTGTCGAAGCCCCTCTACTTTTATTCAGCTTGATTTCACTTTCCAGAACGCCTACGCGCCCATTCATGTTCGTCACAACACGTTCTTGCACCTGCGCCTGCTTCATCACAGCATCTCCCGATATCACCGCCATCATACCCGCCTGAGATAATCCTGTACCCTTTACGTTTTGGGGAGAACTATTTATTTTTGCTTGGCTACTCTGATGGTCATCCGTTGATGAAGCCGTTGATTGTAGCTTCTCTTTTCGAAGATCAATCTGATGTTGTCTTAATTGCTGATTCAAATCACTAATTTGCTGATTAATTTCCTGCCGCTTTTTCATCTTATCTTCCGCACTTAACTGGTCATTTTCAGCAAGCTCCTGTAATTGTTTCTGCGCATTTTCAATCTGTTTCTGAATATTTTTTGTTTGCGCATCCGTTCCCACGGATACTCCTGCCGCTCCTCCTGAAAAATTAGTTGAACCACTCCCTAGTGCACTTCCTATCTGCATCATTATTGCCTCCCTATCATTTGATAATCTTGACGATTTTCTATCTCTGTTTTCGGTTTCAAGAAAGAGGAGTTTAGCCAGACGTTGTGAATCATCTTATTTTTGTTGTAAAGTCATTTTTCAGCACTCACCTACCCATAAATTCAGCTATTCTGACAACATTTATCATCCCTATGATCATTATTCGATCATGATCATAATCGTTAACTGAAATCGATCTTCGGTTAATTCTATTTCAATATCACCGTAATATTTTTTTGCCACCTCGCGCAAATTTATCAGACCCATTCCGTGAAAATTGCCATCATCTTTTGATGTCAAGGGAAGACCGCTGGTTTCATCCATTTCGATTGAACCACCATAACTATTCTCCACCATCAGCAAATATGTATTTTTCTTTCTGAAAGATTCAATCGTGACAAAACCGTTCGCACCTTTTTGACTTGCTTCAATCGCATTTTCAAGCGCGTTATTCAGGATAATACTTAAATCAAATGCATCAATATTGGTATCACTCGGAAATGCAAATTTCGACTGAAATTTAATATTTTTTTTAATCGCTTCGTTATATTTTCCATTTATAATAACATCGGTTATCGGATTCCCGGTTTTAAAATGATGATCCAATATTTCCACGGCCTTATTCATGGAACTTAAATATTTAGTTGCTTCGGCATAGTTTTTTTGTTCAATAAGACTTTCCACTGTTGTCACATGGTTTTTAACATCGTGTTTCACGCCTTTAATTTGCTGATAAAGCTGTTCGATTTCGCTAATATGTGATTGAATATCTTTTATCTGACGTTGCAATTGATACCGTTTTTGCTCTTCTTCTTTTTTTTGCTCTAAATTTTGAAACAGAACGATCACGACAACAATCGTCATTATCGAAATAAAGTCACTTAAAAACCTGAACCCATAAAAATAAGGAGCAGAGCTATAAATATCTATCCCCAACATCTGTTCATAAACATTATTATAATTTCGCATAATGACATAACTAAGCAGTCCTGATATTGCTGGAACTAATAAAAAAATGGTTTCTTTGACACGATATCTTGCCTTTTTATAAACAAATGTTTTAATAATGATTAATACCGGAATTCCAACAAAAATACAATTTACAACAAGATCGAATAATGTTAACCCGACATATAAAATGAAATTGTATTGCCATAGTTCTGCAAAAGAACTACCGCCCATGTTTTCCATCATATTTTGAGCAACATCAGAAATAGGAATATAGATACAGCTGCCCATCGATAAGCCCAACCAACGCACGGCAAAAAAAGTAACAACTACAAATAACTTAATTTGAGTGTTTCCTTTAAATACACAAAGCATCGTTACAAATGAAACGACCATTCCAATAAAATAGACAACCGTATTTTCAATTTCATAGGGAATAAAATACATCAGCATAACACTAACAAAATATACGATCCCAACGATCCCTGACTGACTACTTTTTTGTTTTAAAAAGGCCTGGGTCATCTTATCCAGAAAAAAGGCTGTCATCGCCTGAATCCCGATCGTATATAAGATTGAAACAATTCGATAATATCCTTCGATCGTTGCAGCATCCATTTACATGATCTTCCTTTTCGAATATTTCAAATATTGTTTTACAAATTCTCCGTATTTTTGTTTTGCCATCATAATATTTTCGCCATTTTCCAACGTGACAGAAGTTGCATTATACTTTAGGATATATTTCATGTTAACTAAAAACGACCGATGTATTCGTGCGAAATCATCGCCCAAACTTTGCGCTAAATCAGCAAGTTTCGCATAAAATTCTAAAGTGCTATCGACTTTATGTAAAATCACTTTACGATTATCCGACTCGATGTAAATAATTTCTTTTCTATAAATCTTATTTGTTGTCGCTCCGATTTTGACAGTTATACTTTTTTCTTCTGGCATCAACTGTTCTATTTTGCTTTTTTCATTCCATTTTGCAACGGCACATTTTAATACCTCAAAAAATTTAACCTTATCAATCGGCTTAACTAAATAATGAAAGGCGCCAACATCAAATGCTTGAAAAATATATTCTTCCAACGCTGTAATAAAAATAATCATTGCTTGAGAGCCGTTTTTTCGAAGCTGTCTGGCAATATCCATCCCATTTATCCCATCTAGGTGGATATCAAGAAAAATTAAATCAAATGCCTGTGTATCCGCCAGCAATGCTTCCCCTGATGCATATAACGTAACGAAACAATTGGGCAAAAATATTTTTACATACCGCGCTATCATGTTTCTTATTTCATTTTCATCATCGCAAATAGCAATTTGCATTAAAGCTCACTTCCTCACATCTTGAGCGGATTATTACCGAAACTGCAACGAATAAAAAGCCATTTTCCAGTAACCATCAGCTAAATTGGGTAATAAAATCTTAGCTGATCCAAATGACTACAAGTTATCTTAAATTTTACCATACCTCAATATCTCGAGAATAGCTAAAATTCTACTTTCCCTTTTAATCTTTCATTCTGAATTATTTTCATCATAAATTTACTACTAATCTGCGAATAAGCATTGATTACAAAGGATACAGCGATGGTGTCAGGACAAACAAAATATGATTAGCCTGTTCTCCTTTATTCAAAAATCGATGTTTAACATTCGGCGGAATCCGAACAACATCACCTTCCTCTAAAAAATACTCAATCCCTTCTAATTCAACATAGGCCTCACCTTTCATGACCACCGCAATTTCTTCCTTATCCCTATGTGAATAGTGACTTTCGGTGGTATTGGCATGCGCATTCAAATCCATCATCAAAAGTTCAATATGCGCTTTCATAAAATCCGGGGTTAACACATCATAAACAACATGGTCATTATTTTCGCGATAAACTTGCTGGCGA
This is a stretch of genomic DNA from Acetobacterium woodii DSM 1030. It encodes these proteins:
- a CDS encoding HAD family hydrolase — its product is MNYKIISFDIFQTLVDVNERIPEIWRGILKDDYTDEKARQGAKAVLSTLPNVYEQAVQAESFKTMDEVYQECAQKAMDKMDFKISPQDVAYHLMYQHSQAPFYHEVLDCIAKLRPKYQIILSSDSNHLMVDALICKIRYDKAFISDDLKSYKGDKSGKFFRTVLSQLDADPKEIIHIGDSSADILGAHKAGITSCWINRDNRKWSNPIKPDLIIQNFNELIDLL
- a CDS encoding PhzF family phenazine biosynthesis protein; protein product: MDYYHVDVFSSQVLSGNGLTVIFHEEDLEAQYMQNIAQEFKQFETIFLRVIGEKHFRARIFTVEEELDFAGHPILGAVATIHKKRYSDENNIAVEFELNAKTLQAQSIKISDYFQATMNQGVPEFLGRVENEGKDNLLHALNLTSDNLYHELPMEVVTTGLSYLIVPLASGLEQAKISVDHFEMMLSKIDAKFVYVFDVDNREGRTWDNLGAVEDVATGSAAGAVAAYLYKWNICKTTEDIILNQGRFVGRPSQIKVWADQSTGEINVVGDVKIIAEGALFL
- a CDS encoding FlxA-like family protein — protein: MMQIGSALGSGSTNFSGGAAGVSVGTDAQTKNIQKQIENAQKQLQELAENDQLSAEDKMKKRQEINQQISDLNQQLRQHQIDLRKEKLQSTASSTDDHQSSQAKINSSPQNVKGTGLSQAGMMAVISGDAVMKQAQVQERVVTNMNGRVGVLESEIKLNKSRGASTKSQEAELADTQKNIKKATSSQIEALADANDKKPEADKADETENNQTTKTTTDEDTEKEKNSMVAVNAGSEEIASTERATSKGSKSIDIRV
- a CDS encoding sensor histidine kinase encodes the protein MDAATIEGYYRIVSILYTIGIQAMTAFFLDKMTQAFLKQKSSQSGIVGIVYFVSVMLMYFIPYEIENTVVYFIGMVVSFVTMLCVFKGNTQIKLFVVVTFFAVRWLGLSMGSCIYIPISDVAQNMMENMGGSSFAELWQYNFILYVGLTLFDLVVNCIFVGIPVLIIIKTFVYKKARYRVKETIFLLVPAISGLLSYVIMRNYNNVYEQMLGIDIYSSAPYFYGFRFLSDFISIMTIVVVIVLFQNLEQKKEEEQKRYQLQRQIKDIQSHISEIEQLYQQIKGVKHDVKNHVTTVESLIEQKNYAEATKYLSSMNKAVEILDHHFKTGNPITDVIINGKYNEAIKKNIKFQSKFAFPSDTNIDAFDLSIILNNALENAIEASQKGANGFVTIESFRKKNTYLLMVENSYGGSIEMDETSGLPLTSKDDGNFHGMGLINLREVAKKYYGDIEIELTEDRFQLTIMIMIE
- a CDS encoding LytR/AlgR family response regulator transcription factor, whose protein sequence is MQIAICDDENEIRNMIARYVKIFLPNCFVTLYASGEALLADTQAFDLIFLDIHLDGINGMDIARQLRKNGSQAMIIFITALEEYIFQAFDVGAFHYLVKPIDKVKFFEVLKCAVAKWNEKSKIEQLMPEEKSITVKIGATTNKIYRKEIIYIESDNRKVILHKVDSTLEFYAKLADLAQSLGDDFARIHRSFLVNMKYILKYNATSVTLENGENIMMAKQKYGEFVKQYLKYSKRKIM
- a CDS encoding helix-turn-helix domain-containing protein, with product MLIQMIEKAYYYGWEITMNYNRLGQTVLNYRQKKGMTIRQFADFSGISTSLISQIERGKANPSLSVLELIAKALNVPLYTLFINQIETESLISKKKDRQQVYRENNDHVVYDVLTPDFMKAHIELLMMDLNAHANTTESHYSHRDKEEIAVVMKGEAYVELEGIEYFLEEGDVVRIPPNVKHRFLNKGEQANHILFVLTPSLYPL